A region from the Alnus glutinosa chromosome 5, dhAlnGlut1.1, whole genome shotgun sequence genome encodes:
- the LOC133869103 gene encoding pectinesterase inhibitor-like, translated as MGIKLLGVSLPLLVISIIAVTSTAADETGKPLITKTCAGTEFPDVCTSTLESDPRSLSADLKGLSRIALELSATKGNDSAGLAYNLLQNATAFKPWSELSACFYGYNTSVDQINDHGLQSFDEAKYDKAYEAVDLLNKDALRCSTFEIPELDESNTMLSQFTTVVKTILQLLF; from the coding sequence ATGGGCATTAAACTACTTGGTGTTTCTCTTCCTCTCCTTGTGATCTCAATTATTGCAGTGACCTCAACAGCCGCCGATGAGACAGGCAAGCCCCTCATAACCAAAACTTGCGCCGGCACGGAGTTTCCCGATGTGTGCACCTCAACTTTGGAGTCGGATCCTCGTAGTTTAAGCGCAGATCTAAAGGGGCTTTCAAGGATTGCCTTGGAGTTGAGCGCAACCAAAGGAAACGACTCTGCAGGATTGGCCTATAATTTGTTGCAGAATGCAACTGCTTTCAAGCCATGGTCGGAGCTCTCAGCTTGCTTCTATGGTTATAACACGAGCGTGGACCAGATTAATGATCACGGTCTCCAATCTTTCGACGAGGCGAAGTACGACAAGGCATACGAAGCAGTGGATCTTCTTAATAAGGATGCACTCCGTTGTAGCACCTTTGAAATACCAGAGTTGGATGAAAGCAACACAATGCTATCCCAGTTTACAACTGTCGTAAAGACCATTCTGCAACTCCTTTTCTGA